Within Desulfovibrio litoralis DSM 11393, the genomic segment CAAAGAGGGTAGCCTCCGAGTGTTTTATTCCAAAGGGAATCAGGAATAATGATAATTTGTGTTTCCAACAGATTGAAAAAACGTTTAAAATCGTCTTTAAAACAAGATATAACAGGATCGTTCATTTTTCTATTAGATTAAGATGTCTAACTTAGCGTTTTACTACTTTAATTTTTTGAGTATTCAACTCTTCAATAATCATCTGTTTTAAAAGAGGTAGACGCTCTTTAATTTTAGGGCTTAACTCAGACCCTAAATCTTGCCAGTTATAAGGCTCCATTCCGATGACAATACATTCAGGTCTTTTTCCTGCCAACTCGCAAAGTAAGAGAGTATCAACCAAATCTGTTTGGTGCATTGAGTCTCTAAAGGCCTTACTTTTTCTAAGGTCATTATTGATTAAATGATATACGCTACCTGGTTCATGTCCACCAAGTACGGCATCAACAACGATAAGCAGGTCGCAGTCTGTTAATTTTCCCATTAAGCTTACGCCCAACGTTCCGCCGTCCATTAATTCAACATTGTTAGGGAAATCGTATTCATTCATTAACTCTTTAACGGCATGAACGCCAAGACCTTCGTCTTTACAAATAATGTTGCCAACACCAAGAACAAGAACTTTTTTCATAAATTATATTCTAACCTTATTATATTATATATTTTATTACATATAATTCATAAACAATTATTGAGATAACGTCTTTATCTTAGTTTATTTTTTAGAATAGTTCAATATATTATTCTTTATTAATTAAGATTGTATTAATATATAAAAAGAGGTGAATTTGTTAGTCAAACTCACCTCTTTTCAGTTTTTTTATTTAGGATTTATAAAACTTTAAACTCGCGTGTTTTATTATTTTCAAGGTCAATAACGTGAACAGCACAAGCGATACAAGGGTCAAAAGAGTGAACGACACGTAATATTTCAACAGGACGTGCAGCATCTACGACCGGAGCACCAATTAAAGCTTCCTCAACTGGTCCTACTAAACCTTTTGCATCACGAGGACCACAGTTCCAAGTTGTCGGAACAATCAATTGCATATTGGCAATTTTTTTCTCTTCGATATTTATCCAGTGGCTTAAACCACCACGAGGAGCGTTAACTAAGCCAACGCCTTTAGCGTTACCCGGGTTTGTCCAAGGGAAGTTAATAACTTTATCGCCTTTAGCAATATTATCTCTATAGCCGTCTATCCAGTCTTGAATCATTTCAGAAATTGCAACTGTTTCTATACAACGAGCGGCAGTACGACCGAGGGTAGAGAAGAGTTGTTCTGGCTTTAAGCCTGTTGCTTTGAGAACTGCGCCTACAAGCTTTTTGATGATTTCATTACCTTGTGCATAGTTTGAAACAACAGTTGCCAAAGGTCCTGTTTCCATCACTAGATTGTCATATCTAGGGGCTTTACACCAAGAATAACGATCTTCACCGTGTAAGTCGGTAAATTTAGGTCCGCCGTCGCTATCAAAAGGACCATGAGGTTCTTTTCCAACATACCAGCTATGACGCACATGCTCTTCAATTTTTCCCTTATCAAATGGGTGAACTTTGCTTAAGTCTTGGTTTAGAATTATACCGCTTTTAAAAGCAGTTTCGCTGTCAATTTTACCATTGATTGGGAATTCTCCAAAGGCCATTAAGTTCTTTGTTCCACCATAAGTAGCACAATCACCATATACGGAAGCAACGAGCAATACGTCTGCTAAGTAGTAATCATTAATGAACTTTTTAGCTTTTTGGAATATTTCTTCGTAATGTTTAATTATTTGAGGCTCAAGACCTTCATAGCAGGTTACGCCGCCAGGAATAAGGAATTGAGGGTGAGGGTTTTTACCACCAAATAACGCCATTCCGCGGGCAATTTCTACTTGCATGCGTAGAGCATCAAGGTAGTGAGAGGTTAAAAGCAAGTTTTGTTCAGGCGTTAGCTTATAAGCAGGGTGTCCGCCGATAAAATAAGCATTAGTAAAGATACCAAGTTGTTCACCTTTAACGAAAGCTTGTAATTTAGCTTGAACAGCTTTTAAACCTTCAGGAGTAGACACTCCAAGCTTCGATGCTTTCACTGGGTCAGCCTTAAGGGCAGCAGTAACATCAACGAAATCTAAAGCGTGTAAATGATAGAAGTGAACTAAGTGGTCATGCAAAAACTGAATACCAAGTACCAAGTTACGAATATAGTTGGCATTTGTTGGAATATCAAATTTAGTTGCATTTTCCAATGAACGAGTAGAAGCCAAAGAGTGTGTATATGTACAAACACCGCAGACACGTTGGGTAAACATGGCGGCATCTCTTGGGTCTCTGCCTTTTAATATTGTTTCTATTCCGCGATAAAGGGTAGAAACGCTGTAAGCATTTTTAATTTTATTGTTTTCAACTTCAACTTCAATTCGTAAGTGCCCTTCAATTCTGGTTAACGGGTCAACTACTATTTTTTGTGTTGCCATGGTCATCTCCTTGTTATGGCTAAAAGTAAAAAAATCTTAGATTAAAAGAACTCTTAGTTTTCGAAGAATGGAGTCATTTTATCCCAGAAATTTGGTTCACTACAGCCAATGCATGGGTGACCGGCTTGTACTGGCCAGCTTACGCCATTAAATTTAGCCTTTGGACAGTTGTTGTAAGTATCAGGACCTTTACAGCCAAGATTATATAAACAATATCCCTTACGTGCTTCTTCTGATTCAAAAGAAGGGGCAAAGTTTCCGGCTTCAAAGTGTTCTCTGCGTTCACAGTTATCGTGTACGCTTTCACCAAAAAACATATTTGGACGACCAAGTTTATCCAGAGGGGGAACAGCTTTGTTTTGAAGTACATGAACGATTGTTCCGACAAGGTTAATTGGGTTAGGCGGACAACCTGGGATATTGATAACCTTTCCTTTTAAAGAAGGAACGGCATCTTCCAAACCTTTAGCACCGGTTGGGTTTGGTTTGGCAGCTTGAATACCACCATAGGCGGCACAAGTTCCGTAGGCTATGTTGTGGAGTGCTTTTGTAGGAATTCTGTTGGCAATATCTAGCATTGTGTGGTTGCCAACTTTTCCGAAGATACCATTTTCAGCGGTTGGAATAGCTCCTTCGACTATGCAGATAAATCCATCTTTTGAAGAAACGGCTTTTTCTAAGGCTTCTTCAGCGGCATGACCGGCAGCCGCCATAATGGTTTCTTGATAATCTAGCGAAATAGTATCAAAGATTAATTCATCAAGAAATGGGTTTGTTGTTCTTAATACTGATTCTGTGCAGCCAGTACATTCGGCAAAATGTAAGTATACTACAGAGGGTCTGCGTTTAGCAGTTAAAGCTAGAGCAACTTCCGCTGCAAAGCCTGGTCCCATTCCCATAGTAACAGCTACAGCTGTACAAAATTTTAAGAAATCTCTGCGGTTAACCCCTCTTTTAGCAAGTCTTTCTTCAGGGTTTTCTCTTGCAAGACCGACTGATACCTTCATAGCAATCTCCTAATGTTGTAGGTAAAGTTTAACTAACCAAAAAAACGTATATAGGTTTCTATTTGTCTTTTAAACTTTTTTTAAAAAAAAGTAAATAGCCTATTAAAAATATCTAAGGTTTATATTTATAGTATTTTATATCCATTTTCTGTGATTAATACCATAAATTCCAAACGAACGCCGCCCCAATCAGAGTAATATAAACCGGGCTCTACGGTAATCACCATTCCCGCTTCGAGAATTGTAGTTCTTGTAGCGTTTAAACTAGGGGTTTCGTGGGTTTCCAATCCGATTCCGTGTCCAAGACCGTGGGTAAAATATTGTTCAACTTTATATTTTTTAAAAATATTCAGGGCTGTGGAATATGCTTCATTAACGGATAAACCCGGGCGTAAAATTTCTATTGCCGCCATTTGAGCTTCTTGAACTTGTGAAAAAGTCTCTTTAAAACTTTTAGTTGGTTTATCTCCAACCCAAAAAGTGCGAGTTTGATCAGAACAATAGTCGTTTAAACGACAACCGACATCAACAAGGACAGGGCAGTTGTCAATTGTTTTTTCATTGCTAGGTATAGCGTGAGGAAGGGCGGCGTTTTTTCCTATTGCGACAATACTTTCAAAAGATAGTCCACTTGCCCCTTTGTTTCTAAAAAACTGTTCAATGTCCCATGCAATTTGTATTTCACTAGCACCGTTTTTTAACATTTGAGGAACGGCGTTCATTAGTTCATGATTTAATTTACAAGCCCTACTTAATAACTCAATTTCATGGTTATCTTTAATTATTCTTAATTCTTCAACCAGTCCGTCAGAGGGGACAAGGGTTTGATTGGTGTTGAAAAAAGAGAGCAGTTTATGATAAAAGTTAACGCTTGTTGTGTTGGCTTCAAAGCCGATTTTTCCTGTAATGTTATTTTTGATTAATTCGCCAATTTGTTCCGCAGGATTTGTTTTATATATAAAAATATATTTTTCGTCCCAAAGTCTTTTGGCAGCTTCATAAAATCTTGAATCAGTACACAGCCAATCTTTGCCGGAGCTTGTTATAATTAATAAACCGGAGCTTTCATTTTTTTGAGAATCTTTCAGCTCAAAACCTGAAAGATAAAATCTATTGGCATCATAGTTTATTATTAAAGCGTCTAAGCCTTTTGAATGCATTTTTTTTCTAAGTTTTTCGCGTCTGGTCTCATAGATTTCGGCTGTAATTGTGTTATTCATAAAGTACCACTTTTTTATAAAATATAGCTTTTATTAATACAGCCCAATAATCTTGTAAAGAACAAGAAAGGCTTAGATAAAATCGCTTGTTGCAAGTTTTATCTAAGCCTTATGGTTGTTTATTTTAATTGTTAAACAAAATAATCAATGCCGGAAGAAAAAGTTGTTTGTCCTCCGCTGAAATCTGCTAACAATGAAGTACCTGTATCTGTTGTTGAATTAAAAAATATATCCAGAGCTTGGGCTTGATAGTTTGCTTTTATTGTGCGGATATTTGTTCCTTTAAGTTTATCTACTTCATTTTCAGGGCTTAGATTTTTTTCAAGATTTTTTAAAGCTTGAATCTTTCTAAACTCTTCAACAATTCCGGGGTTTTGTTTAAAGTAACTTTCAACAAGTTTTTTTGTTTCTTCGTTTTTGGCTGAAACCGTAATTGCTTGTTCGTTTTCTTTTTTAGGGTCTAAAGCAATCTGAAAATCAAAATCAGTAAGACCAAGGGCTTTAAGATCTTTTTCTACTTTTTCGGTAAAAGCATTTTCCAAGTTTTTGAGGTAGGCAATAATATCAGTAATAGTAACAGGTGATCCGTCTTTTAACTCGGAAATTTCTTCCAATGCTTTCGTTAAAGCAAGTTCTAACCCCTCGGGCATATAAGAACCAAGGCTGTTGCCGGTTGAGGTTGAGTTGTTGGCGTTATTTTTATTTGCTCCAAAATTCATTGTATAATTTGAACCGGTTGAAAGATACGGGTTTACTTGTAAGCTCATAAGACGCTCCTTAAAGTTAAAAATTATGGCGGAAAAAAAGTCTTGTTTTTAAGAAAAATATTATATAAAATTATTAATGCAATTAATGTTCCGTTTTTTTCAGAGTGAGTTAGTGTTTTTAGGCTTATTAGGCTTGTCATAATAAAAAAAATCAGGTAGCTATAGACAAAGTTAAATTAGTCTTGGAGCGAATAAAAACTCTTTTGCACTGAGTAACTCAATAGCTTTTTTAATGAAAAAAGTTTGTTTATTAAATGGAGAACACTATAACAACACTCAATTTTAGCCAAACGATTGATTTTGATGACCATAAAGCAAGCAATTTACTTTTTGGCCCTCAAGAAAAAAATTTAAAAGAAATATCTAAACAAAATAAAGTTAAGCTGGCTACGCGCGGGAACAGTATTCATATAAGCGGGAACGATAAAGACCTCGTCATGTTGACAATGCGTCTTTTATCTCAATTATATACAGTTATTCGTAGTGGTTTTCCTTTAGAATTTAATGATATTGTCTATTCTGTTTCTGCATTAAAAACAAACCCAGGTCTTGATTTATATAGCTTTTTTAAAGATAGCTCTTTTATCGTTTCGCCAAAACGCAATATTTCGCCCAAAACGCTAAATCAACGAGCCTATCTTGAAGCTTTAAAAGAAAATGATATCGTGTTTGGAGTAGGTCCGGCCGGAACGGGCAAAACTTATCTGGCTGTGGCTTTTGCTGTTTCTTACCTCCTTGCCAAACGTGTAAAGCGTATTATACTGACAAGACCGGCTGTTGAAGCCGGAGAAAAGCTTGGTTTTTTACCCGGCGATTTGGTAGAAAAGGTCAATCCTTATCTGCGTCCGTTATATGATGCCCTTTATGACATGCTTGAAGCTGATAAGGTAACCGCTTTGTTTGAGAGTGGTGTTATCGAGATTGCACCTTTGGCGTTTATGCGGGGGCGAACTTTACATGATGCGTTCATTATTTTAGACGAAGCTCAAAATACAACTCCTGAACAAATGAAAATGTTTTTAACGCGTATGGGGTTTGGTTCAAAAATGGTTGTTACCGGAGACATAACTCAAATTGATTTGCCTAAAAACAATAATATGTTTGAAAGATCCGGGTTGGTTCAGTCTTTAAAAATTTTAAAAGATATAAATGAAATTAAAATTATCCATTTTGATAGTACTGATGTTGTCAGGCATTCGTTAGTTTCTAAAATAATTTTAGCTTATGAAAAATTTTCAGGCGAGTAATACACCCTGAAAGGTTATAACATATGAGTATGATTAATAAACTTCCTGCGAAAGAACAGCCCTTTAAAAAATATGTTCGTTATATTCGCTCTAAAACAAATTTTGCGACAATTACTTTGTATTCTGTGTTTGTATTGGTAGCTTTTTTATTGGGCGGAAAGCTTGTTTCGCAAACCAAAATTTTGGTTGCCGGAGAGGTCGCTCCGCATGATGTTATCGCCAAACAAAATTTGTTTATTCCCGATCCGATAGGAACAAAAACAAGAAACGACTCTATTATTGCCATACAGCCTTTGGTTTGTGATTTTGAAGCAAGTCATATTTCCAATTTAAAAAAACGTATGCAAGAAATATTTTCAGCAATTAACGAGTCGGACAGCGTAACTTTAATGGCCTTAAATGACAGTTTGGCTTTAGATATAGGTGAAGAATTAACTGTTCGAGGTTTATCGTCTTTAGCCAATAAAGAGGTTCAAAAACTTAGTTTGCAAACAATTGTTCCTTTGGTGGAACAAAGATTGTTGCAAGGTGTTGTTGCCGATACTAATATTTTTGCTCAATATAAAGGCGGTGTTTTAATCCGTAATTTGGATAACGGAAGTGAAAGCACTTTGCCAAACGCTTTAGATATTCCTGATTTGTATACGCTTAAAACAGAGGTTATAGATCGCCTTAAATCTGAAACACAACTTTCAAGTTTGAGTCGGCGAGTGCTTGGTGTGTTGATTAATTCCTTAATTAGCCCGACTGTGTTTCCAAACTTAGAAGCAACAAAAAAACGCAATACCGAACTTGTAAATGCCCTTGAACCTGTTTATTCTCAAATAGAAACAGGGGAGTTAATAGTGCGTCAAGGTGAAAGAGTTACCCTTGAACAACAACAAAAAATACAGCTCTTATTAAAAAAAGAAAAGAATAGTTTTAATTTTCAATTAACGGTTGGTATCTTTTTATTAACGGTTCTTTTGAGTGTTGGTATCTTTTTTTCACCAAGCGGACGTAAATCAGGTACTGTGCAGGAAAGAGATATTTTATTTATCGCAACATTAATTGGTTTTTTTGTTTTAATTGCCAAGAGTGTGGCTATTGTTTCATCTAATATGGTTGAAGCAAATTCTTTTGTTACGTCAAACTCTCTTGCTTACGGAGTGCCTGTTGTTGGTGCGGCGGGTTTAGCGGCTTTAATTTTTTCAACCAGACGCTATTTTGTTGTTGGGCTTTTGCTTGCTTTTTTGTGTTCAATGGCAGCAGGAGGAAGTTTAGAGCTATTTCTATTTTATTTTATAGGTTCAATGTGGAATACTTGGCTGATTATGAGAGCCCAAAATCGGCATGATGTTGTTTGGTCTGTTATTCCTTTAACTTTAGGGCTTATAGCCATATGGCTTAGTACAACTTTTATTAGTATTGAAATTCGCCCAAACTATATGGCTGAATTGATTGCGGTAATAACGCACGGTATCTTGTCTTTGTTATTGATCTTTGCCTTATCTCCGATTGTGGAAATGGCTTTTGGACATACGACTCGTTTTGGATTGATGGAGCTGATGAGCTTGGAACAGCCTTTAATCCAAGAGTTGATGATGACTGCTCCCGGAACCTATCATCACTCTGTTATTGTTGCCAATATGGTTGAGGCTGGTGCTAAGGCTATTGGTGCTAATAGTTTGCTTTGTAAGGTTGCCGCCTTGTATCATGATGTGGGTAAAATCAATAAGCCCGAGTATTTTATAGAAAACCAGTTTGGTGGAGAAAATCGCCATGATAAAATTACTCCGTCGATGAGTGCGTTAGTTTTGATTTCTCATGTCAAACAGGGAATTGAACTTACACAAAAGCATAAATTGGGCGAGGAAATAATTGATATTATAGCACAACACCACGGAACTAGCTTAATAAAATATTTTTATCAAAAAGCAGTAAACTTGGGTGAA encodes:
- a CDS encoding HyaD/HybD family hydrogenase maturation endopeptidase — encoded protein: MKKVLVLGVGNIICKDEGLGVHAVKELMNEYDFPNNVELMDGGTLGVSLMGKLTDCDLLIVVDAVLGGHEPGSVYHLINNDLRKSKAFRDSMHQTDLVDTLLLCELAGKRPECIVIGMEPYNWQDLGSELSPKIKERLPLLKQMIIEELNTQKIKVVKR
- a CDS encoding nickel-dependent hydrogenase large subunit, with protein sequence MATQKIVVDPLTRIEGHLRIEVEVENNKIKNAYSVSTLYRGIETILKGRDPRDAAMFTQRVCGVCTYTHSLASTRSLENATKFDIPTNANYIRNLVLGIQFLHDHLVHFYHLHALDFVDVTAALKADPVKASKLGVSTPEGLKAVQAKLQAFVKGEQLGIFTNAYFIGGHPAYKLTPEQNLLLTSHYLDALRMQVEIARGMALFGGKNPHPQFLIPGGVTCYEGLEPQIIKHYEEIFQKAKKFINDYYLADVLLVASVYGDCATYGGTKNLMAFGEFPINGKIDSETAFKSGIILNQDLSKVHPFDKGKIEEHVRHSWYVGKEPHGPFDSDGGPKFTDLHGEDRYSWCKAPRYDNLVMETGPLATVVSNYAQGNEIIKKLVGAVLKATGLKPEQLFSTLGRTAARCIETVAISEMIQDWIDGYRDNIAKGDKVINFPWTNPGNAKGVGLVNAPRGGLSHWINIEEKKIANMQLIVPTTWNCGPRDAKGLVGPVEEALIGAPVVDAARPVEILRVVHSFDPCIACAVHVIDLENNKTREFKVL
- a CDS encoding hydrogenase small subunit codes for the protein MKVSVGLARENPEERLAKRGVNRRDFLKFCTAVAVTMGMGPGFAAEVALALTAKRRPSVVYLHFAECTGCTESVLRTTNPFLDELIFDTISLDYQETIMAAAGHAAEEALEKAVSSKDGFICIVEGAIPTAENGIFGKVGNHTMLDIANRIPTKALHNIAYGTCAAYGGIQAAKPNPTGAKGLEDAVPSLKGKVINIPGCPPNPINLVGTIVHVLQNKAVPPLDKLGRPNMFFGESVHDNCERREHFEAGNFAPSFESEEARKGYCLYNLGCKGPDTYNNCPKAKFNGVSWPVQAGHPCIGCSEPNFWDKMTPFFEN
- a CDS encoding M24 family metallopeptidase, with amino-acid sequence MNNTITAEIYETRREKLRKKMHSKGLDALIINYDANRFYLSGFELKDSQKNESSGLLIITSSGKDWLCTDSRFYEAAKRLWDEKYIFIYKTNPAEQIGELIKNNITGKIGFEANTTSVNFYHKLLSFFNTNQTLVPSDGLVEELRIIKDNHEIELLSRACKLNHELMNAVPQMLKNGASEIQIAWDIEQFFRNKGASGLSFESIVAIGKNAALPHAIPSNEKTIDNCPVLVDVGCRLNDYCSDQTRTFWVGDKPTKSFKETFSQVQEAQMAAIEILRPGLSVNEAYSTALNIFKKYKVEQYFTHGLGHGIGLETHETPSLNATRTTILEAGMVITVEPGLYYSDWGGVRLEFMVLITENGYKIL
- a CDS encoding PhoH family protein, translated to MENTITTLNFSQTIDFDDHKASNLLFGPQEKNLKEISKQNKVKLATRGNSIHISGNDKDLVMLTMRLLSQLYTVIRSGFPLEFNDIVYSVSALKTNPGLDLYSFFKDSSFIVSPKRNISPKTLNQRAYLEALKENDIVFGVGPAGTGKTYLAVAFAVSYLLAKRVKRIILTRPAVEAGEKLGFLPGDLVEKVNPYLRPLYDALYDMLEADKVTALFESGVIEIAPLAFMRGRTLHDAFIILDEAQNTTPEQMKMFLTRMGFGSKMVVTGDITQIDLPKNNNMFERSGLVQSLKILKDINEIKIIHFDSTDVVRHSLVSKIILAYEKFSGE
- a CDS encoding HD family phosphohydrolase, whose product is MSMINKLPAKEQPFKKYVRYIRSKTNFATITLYSVFVLVAFLLGGKLVSQTKILVAGEVAPHDVIAKQNLFIPDPIGTKTRNDSIIAIQPLVCDFEASHISNLKKRMQEIFSAINESDSVTLMALNDSLALDIGEELTVRGLSSLANKEVQKLSLQTIVPLVEQRLLQGVVADTNIFAQYKGGVLIRNLDNGSESTLPNALDIPDLYTLKTEVIDRLKSETQLSSLSRRVLGVLINSLISPTVFPNLEATKKRNTELVNALEPVYSQIETGELIVRQGERVTLEQQQKIQLLLKKEKNSFNFQLTVGIFLLTVLLSVGIFFSPSGRKSGTVQERDILFIATLIGFFVLIAKSVAIVSSNMVEANSFVTSNSLAYGVPVVGAAGLAALIFSTRRYFVVGLLLAFLCSMAAGGSLELFLFYFIGSMWNTWLIMRAQNRHDVVWSVIPLTLGLIAIWLSTTFISIEIRPNYMAELIAVITHGILSLLLIFALSPIVEMAFGHTTRFGLMELMSLEQPLIQELMMTAPGTYHHSVIVANMVEAGAKAIGANSLLCKVAALYHDVGKINKPEYFIENQFGGENRHDKITPSMSALVLISHVKQGIELTQKHKLGEEIIDIIAQHHGTSLIKYFYQKAVNLGENPRESDYRYPGPRPQTREAAIVMLADVVEASSRTLSDPTPSRITNHINTIVKNLFSEGQLDEAELTLKDIHKLSETFVRILTGIFHQRIEYPDKNKKVAEEKTAEKTIKQYDNIQNKTQVGSSAPLSLGDNKTEAEQHKPDRLTLH